In Pseudomonas sp. LRP2-20, the genomic window TGTTGCTGGCCGTCACCGCCCTGCTATTGATGCTCGGCCTGGGCAGCCGCGAATTGTGGGGGGCGGAAACCCGTTGGGCCAACATCTCCCTGCAGATGCTGCAAAGCGGAGACTACTTCGACCCCTACCTCAAGGGCGGCGCCTATTACGACAAGCCACTGCTGTCCTACTGGCTGATCACTGCCAGCGCCTGGCTGACCGGCGGCCTGGGGCCTTGGTCGCTGCGCCTGTCCTCGGTCGTCGCGGCGTGGTTGAGCGTGTGGTTGACCTACCTGCTCGGCGAGCGCCTGTTTCGCAAAGGTACCGGCCTGGTCGCCGGCTGGATGCTGGCCACAACCTTCTATTTCGTGTTCTGGGCACGGGTCGCCACCGCCGACATCCTGACGGTGTGTGGTGTGCTGGCGGCGGTCTGGTGGTATTGCCGGGGGCCGGACGACACCCGCTTCTGGCGCTACGTCGGGTTCTTCGGGCTGCTGGCGCTGACGTCGCTGTTCAAGGGCCTGATCGGCTTCATCCTGCCCGGCCTGGTGTTGCTGCCGCATCTGCTGGGTCAAGGCCGCTGGCGTCGCCATCTGAACCTGCGCCTGTTGGCGGCGCTGCTGCTGGCCGGAGCACTTTATATGCTGCCGTTTCTGCTTTCGCACCTGTACGGCGCGCCAAACTACGGCGAGAGCGGCCTCGGGCTGGTGCTGCGGGAGAACGTGGTGCGGTTTTTCCAGCCTTTCGACAACCTCGGGCCGATCTACACCTACCTCGTGTACCTACCGGTCTACACCCTGCCCTGGGCGCCTTGCTGGATCATGGCCTTGTGGGTCGCCCTGCGCCATTGGCGGCACATCGAGCCGGATACCCGCTGGCTGGTCCAGGGGCTTGGCCTGCTCATGCTGTTCTTCACTGCCAGCGGTAGCCGGCGCAGCTACTATGTGCTGCCGCTGGTACCGTTCGCGCAGCTATTGGGTGCCTGGTGGATCACCCAGCGAATGGCCGTGGGCAAAGCCTCTGCGCGCAACCTTCGCGCCGGTTTCGCGGTGACTGCGCTGTTGCTGCTGGCGGTGCTGGGCATTCTGGTTCCCTGGAGCAATGGTGGCGGTGGCGTGATCCGCTTCGGTGAGGCTGTACGTGAACAGGCGAGCCGCCGGGCGCCGCTGGCGCAGTGGCAACTGGTCATGGTCGAGGTGGACAACAAGGTGCCCCTGTACCTGCAGACAGGCGGCGCCCCCTTCCATTATGTGGCGCAGACCGAGGATTACCCACGCAGTGGCGACACCGCCAGCCTGATGGCCTGGCTGGAGCGCACCAGTGGCAGGCACTGGGACCCACAGCGCACGATCATCGTCGCGCATTACCGCCACGGCGAGGCACCACCCTTTGGCTACCTGGAAAGCGATCACCAGGTCGTCACCACCCACCCCAGCCGTGGCGAGCAGTGGCTGCACGCCCGCGACGAGCAAAGCGTGGCCTATATTCCCAACGCCTAGGTCAGTCTCCCGGCTCGCCGGTAAACCTGTAAGTAACGTCGACTTTCAGGTCAACTAAACACACCGTTTAAACCCACCCAAATGGGTGTTTTGTGAATATTAAATTAATGTTCAGGCATACACTTAGATAGAAACCTGAACCTCAGCTGTCTGTGCTTGCAATCTCATGCGCAGGCGACTTATTTTTTATACTTCTTTCACAAAAACGGGCATACCCTTAACAGGATAAGTCACTGACAATCACTACGGCATGGATGACTGAACCCCTCAGAAAAACCTGACTTGACGCAACACACCCGCTTTTAGCCCGTGCACTTGATGCAAAAATCCACTTTGCGTCTACGCTGGCAATTGAACCAATAAAATCAATGGGTTCTGTCACTTTCCTGTATTACCGAGGTGCTCATGAGTGAGGCGTTTCTCCCTTTCTCTCGTCCTAGTATGGGCGACGAGGAAATTGCGGCTGTCGAAAAGGTCCTGCGTTCGGGCTGGATCACTACCGGGCCCCAGAACCAGGCACTTGAAGAGCAGTTCGCGCAGTACGTCGGTTGCCGCCATGCGGTCGCCCTGTCATCGGCCACTGGCGGGATGCATATCGCCTTGCTGGCACTGGGCATAGGCCCTGGGGACGAAGTCATCACCCCGTCGCAGACCTGGGTGTCCACGGCCAACATGATTTCCCTGCTCGGCGCCACACCGGTGTTCGTCGATGTCGACCGCGACACCCTGATGACCGACGCGTCGCGCATCGAGGCGGCCATCACCCCACGGACCAAGGCCATCATCCCGGTGCACTACGCCGGCGCGGCCTTCGACCTCGACCCACTGTACGCACTCGCCGACAAGCATGGCATCGCCGTCATCGAAGACGCCGCCCATGCCGCCGGTACCCGTTACAAGGGCCGCCAGGTCGGTGCCCGTGGCACGGCGATCTTCTCGTTCCATGCGATCAAGAACATGACCTGCGCCGAAGGCGCGATGTTCGTCAGCGACGACGATGCCCTGGCCAGCCGCGTGCGCATGCTCAAGTTCCACGGCCTGGGTGTCGACGCCTACGACCGCATGACCCACGGCCGCAAACCCCAGGCCCAGGTCATCGAGCCCGGTTTCAAGTACAACCTCGCCGACATCAATGCTGCCATTGCCCTGGTGCAACTCAAGCGCCTGGACGCCATCAACGCCCGCCGCACCGAGCTGGCCGGCCACTACCAGCAACGCCTGGCAGGCCTGCCGGTGCAGCCTCTGGCCGTGCCGGACTACCCGCAGCAGCACGCCTGGCACCTGTACATCCTGCGCATCGACAGCGAACGGTGTGGCCTGGACCGCGAAGCCTTCATGAAAGGCCTGCAAGAGCAAGGCATCGGCACCGGTATCCACTTCATCGCCACCCACCTGCACACCTGGTACCGCCAGCGTGATCCGCAGCTCTCGCTGCCAAATACCGAATGGAACTCGGCACGGCTGTGCTCCATTCCGTTGTTCCCCGACATGACCGACCAGGACCTCGACCGGGTCGTCAACGCCATTGAACAGCTTGTGGGAAATCGCTCGTGAGACCTTACCCGATCCATTGCGTATCCATCGTCATCCCGGTCTACAACGAGCAGGAAAGCCTACCCGAACTGCTGCGCCGTACGGGCGCTGCCTGCCAGCAACTGCGTCATCCTTATGAAATCGTGCTGGTCGACGACGGCAGCCGCGACAACTCGGCGCATATCCTCGAAGAGGCCGCGCAGGCTGAGAACAGCCCCTTCGTGGCAGTCATCCTCAACCGCAACTACGGCCAGCACGCGGCGATCATGGCCGGTTTCGAGCAGTGCAAGGGCGATGTGGTGATCACCCTCGACGCCGACCTGCAAAACCCACCGGAAGAAATCCCGCGCCTGGTCGCCGAAGCCGAACGTGGCTTCGACGTGGTCGGCACGGTACGCAGCAACCGCCAGGATTCGGCCCTGCGCCGCTGGCCGTCGAAGGTGATCAACTACGCCGTCAAGCGCTCCACCGGCGTGGCCATGAGCGACTATGGCTGCATGCTGCGCGCCTACCGGCGCACGGTGATCGACGCCATGCTCGCCTGCCGCGAGCGCAGCACCTTCATCCCGATCCTGGCCAACAGCTTCGCGCGCCACACCACCGAAATCCTGGTGACCCACGCCGAACGTGAACACGGCGATTCGAAATACAGCCCGATGCGCCTGATCAGCCTGATGTTCGACCTGATCACCTGCATGACCACCACGCCATTGCGCCTGCTGAGCATTGTCGGGTTCAGCATGGCCGCGCTCGGCGTGCTGTTGGCCTTGGCGCTGATCGTGCTGCGCCTGGCGTTCGGCCCAGGCTGGGCCGGTAACGGCCTGTTCGTGCTGTTCGCCGTGCTGTTCGTGTTCACCGGTGGCCAGTTCATCGGCATGGGCCTGCTTGGCGAGTACCTGGGGCGCATGTACAGCGACGTGCGCGCCCGCCCGCGATTCTTCATCGAAAAAGTGCTGCGCAGCGGCCCGCCGCCTGTGCCGGCACAGAACGTCACCGTTGATGGTTTCAATTCCTCTACTTCTGGTCAGGTTCACTCATGAGTGCAAAAACAGTTGTCTTCGCTTACCACGACATCGGCTGCGCCGGCATTGAAGCCCTGCTCGACAGCGGCTATGACATCGCAGCGGTGTTCACTCATGCCGACGATCCCAAGGAAAACACCTTCTACGCCTCGGTCGCACAGCTGTGTGCGCGCAAAGGCATCCCGGTGCATGCGCCGGAGGACGTCAACCACCCGCTGTGGGTCGAGCGCATCAGCCAGCTGGACCCCGACTTCCTGTTCTCGTTCTACTACCGCAACCTGCTGAGCGAACCGCTGCTGGCCACCGGCCGCAAAGGCGCCTTCAACCTGCATGGCTCGCTGCTGCCGCGCTACCGTGGCCGCGCGCCAGCGAACTGGGTGCTGGTCAACGGCGAGACCGAAACCGGCGTTACCCTGCACCGCATGGTCAAGCGCGCCGATGCCGGTGCCATTGTCGCCCAGCTGCGGGTGGCCATCGAACGCAGCGACACCGCGCTGAGCCTGCATGGCAAGCTGCGCGCTGCCGCCGCCGACCTGCTGCGCGACACCTTGCCCAACCTGCGCCAGGGCAAGTTCAGCGAAACACCACAGGATGAGGCCAAGGCCACGGTATTCGGCCGTCGCACCGCGGCCGATGGCCGCCTGGACTGGCAGCAGCCGGCTGAAACCCTGTTCAACCTGGTACGAGCGGTAACCCAGCCCTACCCTGGCGCCTTCTGCCAGGTCGGTGAGCACAAGCTGATCGTCTGGAGCGCCGACGTGGTCAAGGGCAACGATGGCCTGGCCCCGGGCCGGGTGATCAGCACCGACCCGCTGCGCATCGCCTGTGGCCAGGACTCGCTGGTGATCAGCGCCGGCCAGCGCAACGATAACGGCTTGTACCTGAGCGGCCCACAACTGGCCAACGAGCTGGGCCTGGTCGAAGGCTCGCTGCTGCGCGGCGCCGATGCCCGGCGCAGCACCCGCCGCACCCGGGTATTGATCCTCGGTGTCAACGGCTTCATCGGCAACCACCTGTCCGAGCGCCTGCTCAGCGACGAGCGCTACGAGGTTTACGGCCTGGACATCGGCTCCGATGCCATCGAGCGCCTGCGCAGCCACCCACGCTTCCACTTCGTCGAAGGCGATATCAGCATCCACTCCGAGTGGATCGAGTACCACATCAAGAAGTGCGACGTGGTGCTGCCCCTGGTGGCCATCGCCACGCCGATCGAATACACCCGCAACCCGCTGCGCGTGTTCGAGCTGGACTTCGAAGAAAACCTGCGCCTGGTGCGCTACTGCGTCAAATACAACAAACGCGTGATCTTCCCGTCGACCTCGGAAGTCTACGGCATGTGCCAGGACCCGAACTTCGATGAAGACACCTCCAACCTGGTGGTCGGCCCGATCAACAAGCAGCGCTGGATCTACTCGGTGTCCAAGCAGTTGCTCGACCGGGTCATCTGGGCCTATGGCCAGAAAGGCCTGAACTTCACCCTGTTCCGCCCGTTCAACTGGATGGGCCCACGCCTGGACCGCCTGGATTCCGCGCGCATCGGCAGTTCGCGGGCCATTACCCAGCTGATCCTCAACCTGGTGGAAGGCACGCCGATCCGCCTGTTCGACGGTGGCGCGCAGAAGCGCTGCTTCACCGACATCGCCGACGGCGTCGAGGCCTTGGCGCGGATCATCGACAACGACAACGATGCCTGCAACGGCCAGATCATCAACATCGGCAACCCGGACAACGAAGCCAGCATCCGCCAGTTGGGCGAAGAGCTGCTACGCCAGTTCGAAGCCCACCCGCTGCGCAGCCACTTCCCGCCGTTCGCCGGTTTCCGCGACGTCGAGAGCAAGGCGTTCTACGGCGGCGGCTACCAGGACGTGTCCCACCGCAAGCCGAGCATCGCCAACGCCAAGCGCCTGCTGAACTGGGAGCCGACCGTGGAGATGCGCGAGACCATCGGCAACACGCTGGACTTCTTCCTGCGTGAAGCGATGCGTGAAATCGAGGCCCGTCCGGCAGAAGAAGCACGCTGATGCAGGCAGGGTTGCGCATCGATGTCGATACCTACCGCGGCACCCGTGAAGGTGTGCCGCGCCTGTTGGAGCTGCTCGACGAGGCGCAGGTCAAGGCGACGTTCTTCTTCAGTGTCGGGCCGGACAACATGGGGCGCCACCTGTGGCGCCTGATCCGCCCGCAGTTCCTGTGGAAGATGCTGCGCTCCAATGCCGCCGGGCTGTACGGCTGGGACATTCTTCTGGCTGGCACCGCCTGGCCCGGCAAGCCGATTGGCCGCGACCTCGGGCACCTGATGCGTCAGGCCCGTGCCGCCGGCCACGAGGTCGGCCTGCACGCCTGGGACCACCACGGCTGGCAGGCCAATGCCGGGCGCTGGAGCATGGCGCAACTGACCGAGCAGATCCGTCAGGGCGTCGACACCCTCAGTGACATCCTCGGTGCACCGGTCGAGTGTTCAGCCGTCGCCGGTTGGCGCGCGGACGAGCGGGTGATCGAGGCCAAGCAGGCGTTTGGTTTTCGCTACAACAGCGATTGCCGAGGTACCGGCCTGTTTCGCCCTCGCCTGGCCGACGGCTCGCCAGGGGCGCCGCAGATTCCGGTGGACCTGCCGACCTTCGACGAGGTCGTCGGCCCGCAGGTGGCTGCCGCGCACTTCAACGACTTCATCCTGGGGCGCTTTCGCCCGCAGGCACTCAACGTCTACACCATCCATGCAGAGGTAGAAGGGATTCTGATGGCCCAGGATTTTCGCCACTTGCTGGCCGATGCACGCCAGCGCGAAATTGCGTTCAAACCATTGGGCGAGTTGCTCCCCGCCTCGCTCGACACCTTGCCCGTTGCCAGTGTGCAGCGCGGCACCCTGCAAGGCCGTGAGGGCTGGCTGGGAGTGCAAGGCTCATGAGCAGACGCTGGACGCTACCGCTGCTGTTGGGGCTGTTCCTGCTCGCCTACCTGCTGCCTCTGGGCGGCCATGGCTTGTGGATCCCCGACGAAACCCGCTATGCCCAGGTCAGCCAGGAGATGCTGCTGACCGGCAACTGGATCTCGCCCCATTTCATGGGGCTGCGCTACTTCGAAAAACCCGCCGCCGGCTACTGGATGATCGCCCTCAGCCAGGGGCTGTTCGGCCAGAACCTGTTCGGCGTGCGTTTTGCCTCGGCGCTGAGCGTCGGCCTGAGCCTGATCCTGTGCTACCTGGTGGCACGCCGCCTGTGGAACGACCCGCGCAAGAGCCTGGTGTGCACCCTGCTCTACATGAGCTTGTGCGTGGTGGTGGGCCAGGCGGGCTATGCCAACCTCGATCCGCAGTTCACCCTGTGGGTCAACCTCAGCCTGGTAGCCCTGTGGTTCGCCCTGGACAGCCGCAGCAATGGCCAGCGCCTTGCCGCCTGGGCGGTGCTGGGGCTGGCCTGTGCCATGGGTTTCATGACCAAGGGCTTTCTCGCCTGGCTGCTGCCGGTGCTGATCGCGTTGCCGTGGATGCTCTGGCAGAAGCGCTGGCGTGAACTGCTGGTGTACGGGCCGGTTGCCGTCGTGGTGGCGATCCTTGTCAGCCTGCCCTGGGTGCTGGCCGTGCATGCCCAGGAGCCGGACTACTGGCGGTTCTTCTTCTGGCATGAGCACATCCGCCGGTTTGCCGGTGACGATGCCCAGCACAGCGCCCCCTGGTGGTACTACCTGCCGCTGCTGGTGGCCTACAGCCTGCCTTGGATCGGCATGCTGCCGACGTCCCTGAAACAGGCCTGGCAGAGCCGTACCCAGCCCAGGATCGTGTTTCTGCTGCTGTGGCTGCTGATGCCGCTGCTGTTCTTCAGCCTGAGCAAGGGCAAGCTGCCGACCTACATTTTCCCCTGCCTGCTGCCATTGGCCCTGCTGATAGGCCATGCCCTGGAGGACCGGCTGCGCCTGCAGCAAGGCCGTGCACTGGGCATCAACGGCTGGATCAACGTGGCGCTGGGCGTGGTCGCCTTGATCGCCCTGGCCTGGCTGCAACTGAAAAAGCCCGTGTACGAACACGAACTGAGCAGCCTACTGCTGATGTGCGTGGCGTTGGCAGGCTGGACCGTCGCCAGCCTGGCCCAGGCCCTGTCGCCGCTGCGCTGCTGGGCGGCTCCGGTGCTGGGTAGCCTGTTGTTGATGGCCCTGCTGCCGGCGGCCCTGCCCAAGTCAGTGGAGGGCAACAAGATGCCCGACCAGTTCATCCTGCAACACCTTGACGAGCTGTCCGGCGCCTCCCACCTGCTGAGCAACGACCTCGGCGCAGCGTCGGCGCTGGCCTGGCGCCTGCAACAACCGAACGTGGCGTTCTACAACACAGTCGGTGAGCTGAAGTACGGCCTGGCTACCCCAGAAGGCCATGGGCGCCGGTTGAACGACAAGCATGTGCGCCAATGGGTCGACGACGCCCGCCGCAGCGGCACGGTTGCCGTGGTGATGCGGGTCAAGGGTGCAGATGAGCAGCGTGAACTCGGCCTGCTGCCCGACGATGGCACCCGCTACGAACAGGGCAAGATGGTGATCCTGATTCTGCCCAGAGTCGCACCATGAGCTGGCTGCTGCTGTTGACGGCTTGCCTGCTGACCTGCCTGGGCCAGGTGGCGCAGAAGTTCGCCGTGGAAAGCTGGCGTGGGCAAACGGGGCCGTGGACGGACAAATTGCGCTCGCCCTGGCTGTGGCTGGCCCTGCTTGCCCTCGGCAGCGGTTTGTTGGTCTGGCTACTGGTCCTGCAGCGCATGGAAGTGGGTATCGCCTATCCGATGCTCAGCCTGAACTTCGTGGTGATCACCCTGATCGCCCGCTTCGGCTTCCATGAACCGGTCGATCGCCGCCACTGGCTGGGCGTAGCCCTGGTCATCGCCGGCGTGGCCCTGCTGGGGCAGCAATCATGAACCAGCGCCTTGGCATCGCCTTCGCCCTGGGCAGCGTGCTGCTGGTCAGCACCGCCCAACTGGCCATGCGCTGGAGCATGACCCGCCTGCCGCAACCCGGCCAGTGGTTGTCTGCATTGACCAGCCAGGGCGTCGATACTCTCGCCGTGGCCGTGGTGCTGGCGGCGATCGCCGCATATGGCCTGTCGATGCTCTGCTGGTTGCTGGCCCTGCGTGACCTGCCGTTGGGCCGGGCCTACTCGCTGCTGAGCCTGAGCTACGCCCTGGTCTACCTGCTGGCAGCCAGCCTGCCGCTGTTCGATGAATCCTTCAGCTTGAGCAAAACACTGGGCGTGGCACTGGTCATGCTCGGGGTCATTACTATCAATACGCGTCCGGCCCGTTCGCCCGCATTAAGGAGTGCTCCATGAAAATTACAGTGTTTGGTAGCGGGTACGTCGGCCTGGTGCAAGCCGCAGTGTTGGCCGAGGTCGGCCATGATGTGGTGTGCATGGATATCGATGAGAAGAAGGTCGAGTTGTTGCGCCAAGGCCATGTCAGCATCTTCGAGCCAGGCCTTTCGAGCCTGGTGCGCGAAGGCCTGGACGGTGGTCGGCTGCAATTCACCACGGATGAAAAGGTTGCCGTCGAACACGGTCGCGTCGCCTTCATTGCCGTCGGCACGCCCTCCTGCGCAGATGGCTCGGCTGACCTCAAGTATGTGCTGTCGGTCGGCGACGCGGTCGCCCGCCACCGCCACGAACCGCTGATCCTGGTGGAAAAGTCGACCGTCCCGGTCGGCACCGGTGACACCCTGCGCGCCCACATCAATACCGCGCTCGGTGGCCGCGAGCTGCGAGTCGATATCGTCTCCAACCCGGAGTTCCTCAAGGAAGGCTCGGCCGTGGCCGATTGCCGCCGGCCGGACCGCATCGTCATCGGTTGTGAAGGTGAAGACGTGCGTGACGTCATGCGCGACCTTTACGCTCCATTCAACCGCAACCACGACCGCATCATGTTCATGGACCTGCGCAGCGCCGAGCTGACCAAGTACGCCGCCAACTGCATGCTCGCCACCAAGATCAGCTTCATCAACCAGATCGCCGAGCTGGCCGAACACCTGGGGGCCGATATCGAGTCGGTGCGCCAAGGCATCGGTGCCGACACCCGCATTGGTTACCACTTCATCTACCCAGGCTGCGGCTATGGCGGCTCGTGCTTCCCCAAGGACATGCGCGCACTGATCCACAGTGCCGAGCAGGTGCATTGCTCCAGCGATCTGTTGCAGGCGGTCGAGGCGATCAACGAGCGCCAGAAGCACAAGCTGTTCGACCGTATCGATGCGTTCTACAACGGCGACCTGGCCGGCAAGACCTTTGCTGTGTGGGGCCTGGCGTTCAAGCCCAACACCGACGACATGCGCGACGCCCCCAGCCGCGTGCTGCTCGAGTCGTTGTTTGCTGCCGGCGCCAACGTGCGCGCCTTCGACCCTGAAGCCATGCAGGAAACCCAGCACCTGTACCCGGATGAAGAGAAGCTGATGCTGATGGGCACGCCGGAATCGGTATTGTCCGGCGCCGATGCGCTGATCATCTGCACCGAATGGCAGCAGTTCAAGGCGCCGGATTTCGACCTGATTCAGCAACGCCTGAAGGCACCGGTGATCTTCGACGGGCGCAACCTGTACGACGCCGAGCGCCTGTCGCGCAAAGGGTTCAAGTACTTCCCGATCGGCCGCGGCGATTCCTGCCAGTTGCCGATCGCCCCGCAACTGCCTCGTCAGGGTTCAAAAGCGGCGTGATGGCACTGTCCCTGACCGTTCGCCGGCAGTCACTGCTTGCAGGGCTGCTGGCGCTGCTGCTGTTCTGCGCCGGGGTGTATGGGCAAGCGCCGATCGGCTTCGACTCGCGCTTTGTGCTGTTCGCCCAGGAGATGCTGCGCCATGGGCCAACCGTGTTCCCCACCACCTATGGGCAACCCTACGCCGACTACACCTCGCTCTCGACGCTGTTCATCTGGCTGTTGTCACTGCCGTTCGGCGCGGTCAACGGCCTGACGGCATGGCTGCCCAGCGCCATCGCCGGCGCGCTGATCGTCACCCTGATGTACCGGCTGCTGGCGCCATTCTCGCTGCGTTGGGCGTGGAGCAGCATTGCCTTGCTGCTGCTGACCGTCACCTTCGTCAGCGAAGTCCGCGCGGTGTCGCAGGACCTGATGCTGGCGGCCGTCGCCTTCAGCGTGTTCTATCTGGGTTATGCCCACGACCAGCGGGGCGCCAGGCCCCGCTGGCCGCTGGTGTTCGGCCTGTTGCTGCTGGGTTTCGGCATTCGTGGGCCGATTGGCCTGGTGGTGCCGACCGGCATCCTGTGCAGCTACTACCTGCTCACCGGCCAATGGCGACGCTTGCTGCTGTTTGGGGCGCTGGCCAGCCTGCTGCTAGTTGCCAGTGTCGGCCTGTTGCTGTGGATGGCGAAGGTCAGCGGTGGCCAGGCGTTTCTCGATGACGTGATTCGCATGCAGTTCATGGGGCGCATGGACGGCAGCGAGGGCGCCAGCAGCGCGCTGTACTACTTCACCAGCTCGCTGGGCAACTATGCGCCGACCTACCCACTGGCAATCCTGGCATTGCTGGCCACCTGGCTGGGCCGTGCGCGTCTGCAGGGGCCGGCGCTGCGCCTGGTCGGTTACTGTGCGGCTGGCGCACTGCTGGTCATGCTCGGGCTGTCGATCCCTTTGGCCAAGAAGGCCCGCTACCTGCTGCCGATGCTGCCGATGGTGGCGATCATCGCCGCGTACCCGTTCCAGGTGGCCCAGGGGCGGCTGTTTGCCGGGTTGCGGGGGGCAATCCAGGGCCTCTGGTTGCTGACACCGGGGTTGATGATGGTCGTCTTGCTGGTGGCTCAGCGCCGCTTCCCCGGGGACATTGGCGGCATCACGGTGCTGATGGTAGTGCTGGCGGCCTTGCAGCTGTGGGCGTTGTCGCGCCTGGTGCAGCCACGCTGGCGTGCCGAGGTCATGGCTGGCTGCGCGGTCATGGCGTTGTGGCTGGTGTATGTCGCGGTATTCGAACCTGTGGAGCGTCGCCTGTACGACACCCGCAGCTTCACCCAGGCAGTGCTCGAACAGGTTTCGCAGCAACCGGCTCCACTGGTACTGCACCGGTTGGGCCAGGATGCCAAGGCCATCAAGTTCATGGTCAACCTCGACCAGGACATGCAACCACTGTTCACCGAAACACCCGCGCAACTCCAGGCCTTGCAGCGGCCTGCCTGGCTGATGATGGATCAGCGCGACTTCCAGGCCTTGCAAGGGACACCGCTGCAAGCGCTACAGCCACGCCTGCGCGGGCGCTTCGATAACAACGACTATGTGCTGATGTACCTTGGGCAGTGACGATCAGTGGGGGTCTGGCCATGACTTGCGCGTGCGCAAGCGCTCGTGATAACGGCCGCCCAATGCGCCTCCCCAAGGCATGATCAGGCCGATCACCAGCAGCACGAGCAACAGCGTGACCCCTTCGAACGGGCTGAAGAACTCCAGCACGGCGCAACCCAGGGTCGCCAGTAGCCCCAGGATGATCAACGCATCCGGCTTTAGCACCGGGCAGTCGCTGCTCGCCACTGAGGGGTGCAGGAACCCCACCAGCCATAGGTAAAGCCAGCTGACCACGGATGCAATGAACAACGCCAAGAACAACAAATGATGGCC contains:
- the arnF gene encoding 4-amino-4-deoxy-L-arabinose-phosphoundecaprenol flippase subunit ArnF — its product is MNQRLGIAFALGSVLLVSTAQLAMRWSMTRLPQPGQWLSALTSQGVDTLAVAVVLAAIAAYGLSMLCWLLALRDLPLGRAYSLLSLSYALVYLLAASLPLFDESFSLSKTLGVALVMLGVITINTRPARSPALRSAP
- a CDS encoding UDP-glucose dehydrogenase family protein, which gives rise to MKITVFGSGYVGLVQAAVLAEVGHDVVCMDIDEKKVELLRQGHVSIFEPGLSSLVREGLDGGRLQFTTDEKVAVEHGRVAFIAVGTPSCADGSADLKYVLSVGDAVARHRHEPLILVEKSTVPVGTGDTLRAHINTALGGRELRVDIVSNPEFLKEGSAVADCRRPDRIVIGCEGEDVRDVMRDLYAPFNRNHDRIMFMDLRSAELTKYAANCMLATKISFINQIAELAEHLGADIESVRQGIGADTRIGYHFIYPGCGYGGSCFPKDMRALIHSAEQVHCSSDLLQAVEAINERQKHKLFDRIDAFYNGDLAGKTFAVWGLAFKPNTDDMRDAPSRVLLESLFAAGANVRAFDPEAMQETQHLYPDEEKLMLMGTPESVLSGADALIICTEWQQFKAPDFDLIQQRLKAPVIFDGRNLYDAERLSRKGFKYFPIGRGDSCQLPIAPQLPRQGSKAA
- a CDS encoding ArnT family glycosyltransferase; translated protein: MALSLTVRRQSLLAGLLALLLFCAGVYGQAPIGFDSRFVLFAQEMLRHGPTVFPTTYGQPYADYTSLSTLFIWLLSLPFGAVNGLTAWLPSAIAGALIVTLMYRLLAPFSLRWAWSSIALLLLTVTFVSEVRAVSQDLMLAAVAFSVFYLGYAHDQRGARPRWPLVFGLLLLGFGIRGPIGLVVPTGILCSYYLLTGQWRRLLLFGALASLLLVASVGLLLWMAKVSGGQAFLDDVIRMQFMGRMDGSEGASSALYYFTSSLGNYAPTYPLAILALLATWLGRARLQGPALRLVGYCAAGALLVMLGLSIPLAKKARYLLPMLPMVAIIAAYPFQVAQGRLFAGLRGAIQGLWLLTPGLMMVVLLVAQRRFPGDIGGITVLMVVLAALQLWALSRLVQPRWRAEVMAGCAVMALWLVYVAVFEPVERRLYDTRSFTQAVLEQVSQQPAPLVLHRLGQDAKAIKFMVNLDQDMQPLFTETPAQLQALQRPAWLMMDQRDFQALQGTPLQALQPRLRGRFDNNDYVLMYLGQ